One Gemmatimonadota bacterium genomic window carries:
- a CDS encoding mandelate racemase/muconate lactonizing enzyme family protein: MKTQENFMNTHSSPSDLRITDMRVVNLSGVPMRSTLIRLDTNQGIYGLGEVRDGASHIYALQLKRQLLGENPCNVDKLFRKIKQFGWHARQSGGVCGVEMALMDLAGKAYGVPCYQLAGGKFRDQIRIYCDTHTTPNPEEMGNRLKARMEQGFTFLKMDIGVRLLKDIPDTVSSPAGMLETTQVMHPFTGIQFTDKGIDVLVQYVGVVRDIVGYEIPLAADHFGHINVESCIRLARALERFNLAWLEDMIPWQLTDQWVRLKNATATPVCTGEDIYLLEHFKPLIDNKAVSIIHPDLATSGGILETKRIGDYAEEHGIAMALHMAATPVATMASVHCAAATNNFLVLECHAVDYPPWNTLVTGLSNPIVQNGYIQVPDTPGLGVDLNEEAIKEHINPNLPGYFEPTDAWYDEQVNDRLWS; encoded by the coding sequence ATGAAGACACAGGAGAATTTTATGAATACCCATTCATCCCCATCGGATCTCAGAATTACCGATATGCGCGTTGTCAATCTTTCCGGTGTGCCTATGCGCTCTACGCTCATTCGCCTGGATACCAATCAGGGTATTTATGGCTTGGGAGAGGTGCGCGATGGGGCCAGTCATATTTACGCTTTGCAACTGAAGCGCCAGCTTTTGGGTGAAAATCCCTGTAATGTGGATAAGCTGTTTCGCAAGATCAAACAGTTCGGGTGGCATGCTCGGCAGAGTGGCGGCGTGTGTGGCGTGGAGATGGCTTTGATGGATCTGGCGGGTAAGGCTTATGGCGTGCCCTGTTATCAGCTCGCAGGTGGGAAATTCCGCGATCAGATCCGCATTTATTGCGATACTCACACAACGCCGAATCCCGAAGAGATGGGCAATCGCTTGAAGGCGCGCATGGAGCAGGGGTTTACTTTTTTGAAGATGGATATTGGCGTGCGTTTGCTCAAAGATATTCCGGATACGGTGTCTTCTCCTGCGGGTATGCTGGAAACTACGCAGGTTATGCATCCTTTTACGGGTATTCAGTTTACCGATAAGGGGATCGATGTTCTCGTTCAATATGTGGGCGTTGTGCGCGATATTGTGGGGTATGAGATTCCTCTGGCTGCGGATCACTTTGGGCATATCAATGTGGAGTCGTGTATTCGCCTTGCGCGCGCACTCGAGCGGTTCAATCTCGCATGGCTGGAAGATATGATTCCGTGGCAACTGACCGATCAATGGGTGCGCCTCAAGAACGCAACGGCGACTCCGGTTTGTACGGGTGAAGATATTTATCTTTTGGAACATTTTAAGCCGCTGATCGATAATAAGGCCGTTTCGATTATTCACCCGGATCTCGCCACGTCCGGGGGGATTCTCGAAACTAAGCGGATTGGGGATTACGCGGAGGAACACGGCATTGCGATGGCTCTGCATATGGCGGCGACGCCGGTTGCGACGATGGCGAGTGTGCATTGCGCGGCTGCGACAAATAATTTTCTGGTTCTGGAATGCCACGCCGTTGATTATCCGCCTTGGAATACGCTTGTTACGGGTTTGTCCAATCCCATTGTTCAAAATGGTTATATTCAGGTGCCTGACACACCCGGACTCGGCGTTGATTTGAATGAGGAAGCGATTAAAGAGCACATCAATCCCAATTTGCCGGGCTATTTTGAACCGACAGATGCGTGGTATGATGAACAGGTGAATGATAGGCTGTGGAGTTGA
- a CDS encoding starvation-sensing protein RspA — WRNGPVLNNAISGVDQALWDIKGKRAGMPVYQLLGGKCREAADTYAHASGRDKYEVVDSVRHYMAQGYRHIRVQMGGYGGQSDTIQKPDGAPDGAYYHPREYCRRMCDMIEHVRAEIGPEIELLHDIHERLRPIDAIQFAKDVEPFKLFFLEDALAPEDNAYFHHMRAQCATPLAMGELFNHPHEWMPLIQDRLIDFIRMHVSQMGGITPARNVAAYANMYNVRTAWHGPGDTSPVGHAANLHLDLWAPNFGIQEWCRFNDLVYDMFPGLPEVREGYMYPNDDPGLGIDIDEDLAAKYPPEDEVIMWTQTRAPDGSPMRP; from the coding sequence ACTGGCGCAATGGTCCCGTGCTCAATAATGCCATATCGGGGGTGGATCAGGCTCTGTGGGATATTAAGGGCAAGCGCGCGGGTATGCCCGTGTATCAACTTTTGGGCGGGAAGTGTCGCGAGGCGGCAGATACGTATGCTCATGCCAGTGGGCGCGACAAATACGAAGTGGTGGATAGCGTGCGTCATTATATGGCACAGGGCTATCGCCATATCCGCGTGCAGATGGGGGGATACGGGGGACAGTCAGATACGATTCAAAAACCCGATGGTGCGCCCGATGGTGCTTATTATCACCCGCGAGAATACTGCCGTCGTATGTGCGATATGATCGAACATGTGCGTGCGGAGATCGGGCCTGAGATTGAGCTTTTGCACGATATTCACGAGCGTTTGCGTCCGATTGACGCCATCCAATTTGCCAAAGATGTAGAGCCTTTCAAACTTTTCTTTTTGGAAGATGCTCTCGCGCCGGAAGACAATGCGTATTTTCACCACATGCGCGCGCAGTGCGCCACGCCCCTGGCGATGGGCGAACTTTTTAATCATCCGCACGAGTGGATGCCTCTTATTCAAGATCGGCTTATCGATTTTATTCGCATGCATGTCAGCCAGATGGGGGGGATTACCCCGGCGCGCAATGTCGCTGCTTATGCCAATATGTACAATGTGCGCACGGCGTGGCACGGTCCCGGAGATACATCACCTGTTGGTCACGCGGCCAATTTGCACCTTGACCTATGGGCGCCCAATTTCGGTATTCAGGAGTGGTGCCGTTTCAACGATCTCGTCTATGATATGTTTCCCGGTCTGCCCGAGGTGCGCGAGGGCTATATGTATCCCAATGATGATCCCGGTCTGGGCATTGATATTGACGAGGATCTCGCTGCAAAATATCCGCCCGAAGATGAGGTTATTATGTGGACGCAAACGCGGGCGCCAGATGGGTCGCCCATGCGACCGTGA